The proteins below come from a single Longimicrobium sp. genomic window:
- a CDS encoding KTSC domain-containing protein codes for MKRQRLDSSSLASAGYDPGRQVLEVEFLNGGVYEYDDVPEETYRALLDADSKGRFLNAEIKPHHPSRRLQAAPRG; via the coding sequence GGATTCGTCGAGCCTGGCCAGCGCGGGATACGACCCCGGGCGGCAGGTGCTGGAGGTGGAGTTCCTGAATGGCGGCGTGTACGAGTACGACGATGTGCCCGAGGAGACGTACCGCGCGCTGCTGGATGCGGACAGCAAGGGGCGCTTCCTGAACGCCGAGATCAAGCCTCACCATCCGTCGCGGCGCCTGCAGGCTGCGCCCCGGGGCTGA